The Prochlorococcus marinus XMU1404 DNA segment AGTAACTCAAGTGGGACTTTCCTAGAAAGTCAAATCCAACCTCTCCCGCTAAAAAGAGGAAGCTTAGAATTAACACAAACAGTCAATAGTCTTGAAGTTTTAGAAAACCAAGCAGTATTCAGTCTCTCAAATATTCCTGATAGGCCTGGGATTGCTGCACAAATATTTGAAAAACTTTCAGAAGCAAGTATTAATGTAGATTTAATCATACAAGCTACAAATGATGGAAATAATAACGATATTACATTTACTGTTAGTGAATTAGAAGTTAAAAAGACTGCAGAACAATGCGAACTTATAACTAGTCAATTAGGAGGAGAATATAATCTAAAAACAAACATGACTAAATTAAGTATTCAAGGAGCAGGCATTATGGGTAGACCTAGTGTTTCAGCTGATTTATTTGATACTTTATCTCAAGCGAATATAAATGTCAGGTTAATAGCTACTAGTGAAATTAAAGTCAGCTGCGTGATTGAAATCAATAATATTCCAAAAGCTATTAGATTTGTTGCTGAGAAATTTAAGTTATCCGATACACAAATATTTATTAATCCAATTAACGAAAAACAAGATCAACCTGAAGTAAGAGGAATTGCATTAGATAAAAACCAAGTTCAAGTAAGTTTTCGAAAACTGCCTGATCGTCCAGGTGTAGCAGCATCGATATGTTTAGCATTAGCTGAAAATAACTTACTTTTCGATACTATCGTGCAGTCTGAGAGAATTTCCTATTTAAAAACTAAAGATATTAGTCTTACAATGAATAAGCAAGATAGAGAAAAAGCTAATTTAGTTTTTGATGTCTTAACAAAAAAATTACCCGGATCATACATTGAAGATGGCCCTGCCATAGCCAAAGTTAGTACTGTAGGAGCGGGAATGGCATTTAAGGTTGGAACGGCTGGAAAAATATTTAGAGCATTGGCTGACCAAAATATCAATATTGAAATGATTGCCACTAGTGAAATTAGGACTTCTTGTATTGTCTTAGAAAAAGATTGTGACAAAGCAGTTAATGCCATTCATAATCATTTCGAATTAGAAAAATAAGTTCTTTTTAATTATTTCTAGCCAATTTTTGTCTTAATTTTTTTATTCTATCCCTCAAATTTGCTGCTTCTTCAAAATTTAACTCTTTTGCAGCATCTTTCATTTTAATTTCTAACTTTTCTATTAAGTCAGGCAATTCTTCGAGCAAACATTGATTATCGCTGGAATTGAGAATTAAGTCAGTTTTGTTATTAACTATATTTATTAAATCTTTAGATAAACCACCAGCATCTAATTTTCTGGAAAGCTCTAGAAAAGATAATATTGAATTTTCTATTTTTTTGCCTGCAGGTTTAGGGGTAATACCATTGACTTTGTTATATTTTTTTTGAATAGTTCTTCTTCTTTCAGTTTCAGATATTGCTCTTTTCATTGAATCTGTGAAGTTATCTGCATAAAGCAAAGCAACGCCTTCAACATGTCTTGCAGCTCTTCCTATTGTTTGAATTAATGACCTTTCTGCCCTCAGAAAACCTTCTTTATCAGCATCTAAAATGGCAACTAAGGATACTTCAGGAAGATCTAGTCCCTCTCTTAATAAATTTACTCCTACCAAAACATCATATTCGCCCATCCTAAGGTCTTGAATAATTTCAATTCTTTCAATTGAATGGATTTCGGAATGCAAATATCTAACTCTTACTTTATTTTCAGATAAAAAATCAGTTAGATCTTCAGCCATTCTCTTAGTAAGTGTTGTCACTAGCACTCTTTGATTCTTTTCAGCTCTAATTCTTATTTCAGATAACAGATCTTCTATTTGGCCTTCACTAGGTCTTACATCAATTACAGGATCTAATACTCCAGTTGGTCTTATAACTTGCTCAATAAATTCACCATCACATTGATCTAATTCCCATTGACCGGGAGTTGCACTTATAAATAATGTCTGTTTTGATTTTTCCCAAAATTCTTCACATTTTAAAGGCCTATTATCTGCAGCACTTGGCAATCTAAAACCATGATCTATTAAAACTTTTTTTCTAGATTGATCACCGTTGTACATAGCATGAAGTTGAGGACATGTTACATGACTCTCATCAACTACCAACAACCAATCTTTAGGAAAGTAATCTATTAAGCATTCTGGAGGTGAACCTTCCTCCCTGCCTGATAAATGACGAGCATAATTCTCAACTCCATTACAATAACCAACCTCTTTAAGCATTTCTAAATCATATTTTGTGCGTTGTTCTAGACGTTGAGCCTCTAATAATTTTCCTTCGTATGTAAATTTATCGAGTTGAGTTTTTAATTCACTTCTAATTGCACTTATTGCACTCTCAAGTCTTTCTTTTGGAGTCACAAAATGCTTCGCTGGGTAAACGCTAACTTGTTCCAAACTTTCAAGTATTTCTCCTGTAGTAGGGTCAACATATCTAATAGCCTCGACTTCATCACCAAATAATTCGATTCTTATTAATCTATCTTCATAAGCTGGGCCGATTTCTAAAACATCACCTTTAATTCTGAATCTACCTCTAGTAATTTCAATATCATTTCTAGTATATTGATTTTCAACGAGAGACCTTAAAGAAGAACGTAGATTTATTGATTTTCCAACTTCAAATTTAACTGCAGCTTTTAAATACTCACTAGGTATACCAAGACCATAAATACAACTTATTGACGCTACAACAATTACATCTTTTCTTTCAAATAATGAGCGTGTTGCAGAATGCCTAAGCATATCTATTTCTTCATTAATTGAAGCAGTTTTAGCTATGTAAGTATCACTTACAGGTACATAAGCTTCAGGTTGATAATAATCGTAGTAAGAAATGAAGTACTCAACAGCATTTTTTGGGAAAAATTCCCTTAACTCATTACATAGTTGTGCAGCTAACGTTTTGTTATGGGCTAATACAAGCGCTGGTCTTCCTGTTTGTTGAATTACATTAGCAATGGTAAATGTTTTACCAGTCCCAGTAGCTCCTAAAAGAGTCTGAAACTCTTTACCAGTATTTACTCCTTTAACTAATTTTTTAATAGCTTCTGGTTGATCTCCATTTGGTTCGTAAGGAGCTTGAAGCTTATAGTTATTCATCAAGCTAGTAGCTAAAGGATATTAATATACTAAGAAATTTTTTCTCCAATTATTGAATTTGTCAAAGATTCTTTTAAGCCCCTAACAACCGCAATCATTGATATTAAATCATCTAATTTATTAACTTCAGATCCAACTCCAACTGCTGACGCTCCAGAGGCTATTGCTAGTGGACAAGTTACTTGGCTTAATCCAGAAGCACTCATGATTGGTATATTCAAAGATTGTTTCTTAAATTCTTGATGAATAGCATAAGTAGCTGCAAGAGTTGGTACTGATTTTTCAAAAAAGCCTTGAATTCCTGGAGAGTAAGGATTAGAACTGGTGCCACCTTCTGTTTGAATAATATCAACACCTTCTTCCACTAGTTTTAAAGCAAGATCAACTTGTTTATCAATAGGCATATTATGAGGAACAGTTACTGATAAAGGAACATTAGGCAAAAAATCCCTCGTCTCTTTTGTAATGTTTAAAACTTTTTTATCTGAAAAATTAATTCCTTTTTCATAAAAAGTATCGTAATTTCCTATCTCAATTAATGATGCTCCTGCGTTTACAGAATCTTGAAAAGATCGAGGCACTACTGAACTAACACAAACGGGTAGTGTTGAATTCTTAAGTGCTAAATCAACGAGTTCAGGTTTACAAGCAATATCGACAAGATCTGCACCTCCTAATGAAGCAGCTTCAACAATTTTTTTCACAGATTGAACATCGAAATTATTCAATCCTGAAATAACTTTGAGTAAAGATTTGCTTCTTAACTCTTCTTTGATTTTTTGTGGCAAAAGATTAATCAGACTCATTTACTTAATGAATTTATTACCCGATTGTGACATTGTTTTAGTAAAACAGTGCATTTTTTAAAAAATATTATCTGAGCAACACAAAATGTCTGATAAAAAATTAACTCAGAAAAATTGGTCCTCATGGCATCATCAGCTTCATAAGGAGATTCTTACCAAACAAATATTAATTCCTAAAGGATCGAATATTTTAATAAGTGTTTCTGGAGGACAAGACTCAATGAC contains these protein-coding regions:
- a CDS encoding aspartate kinase, with translation MALLVKKFGGTSVGDIKKIKSIASSICQSKEAGNEIVVVVSAMGQTTDDLNCLAESISKNPNRRELDMLLSTGEQVTIALLAMALNEYGIPAISMTGSQVGIITESIHGKARILDIKTERIQNYINQGFVVVVAGFQGTSLSHTGSMEITTLGRGGSDTSAVALSTALGAETCEIYTDVPGVLTTDPRIVPNAKLLDEISCEEMLELASVGASVLHPRAVEIARNYGIKLCVKSSQSNSSGTFLESQIQPLPLKRGSLELTQTVNSLEVLENQAVFSLSNIPDRPGIAAQIFEKLSEASINVDLIIQATNDGNNNDITFTVSELEVKKTAEQCELITSQLGGEYNLKTNMTKLSIQGAGIMGRPSVSADLFDTLSQANINVRLIATSEIKVSCVIEINNIPKAIRFVAEKFKLSDTQIFINPINEKQDQPEVRGIALDKNQVQVSFRKLPDRPGVAASICLALAENNLLFDTIVQSERISYLKTKDISLTMNKQDREKANLVFDVLTKKLPGSYIEDGPAIAKVSTVGAGMAFKVGTAGKIFRALADQNINIEMIATSEIRTSCIVLEKDCDKAVNAIHNHFELEK
- the uvrB gene encoding excinuclease ABC subunit UvrB, with translation MNNYKLQAPYEPNGDQPEAIKKLVKGVNTGKEFQTLLGATGTGKTFTIANVIQQTGRPALVLAHNKTLAAQLCNELREFFPKNAVEYFISYYDYYQPEAYVPVSDTYIAKTASINEEIDMLRHSATRSLFERKDVIVVASISCIYGLGIPSEYLKAAVKFEVGKSINLRSSLRSLVENQYTRNDIEITRGRFRIKGDVLEIGPAYEDRLIRIELFGDEVEAIRYVDPTTGEILESLEQVSVYPAKHFVTPKERLESAISAIRSELKTQLDKFTYEGKLLEAQRLEQRTKYDLEMLKEVGYCNGVENYARHLSGREEGSPPECLIDYFPKDWLLVVDESHVTCPQLHAMYNGDQSRKKVLIDHGFRLPSAADNRPLKCEEFWEKSKQTLFISATPGQWELDQCDGEFIEQVIRPTGVLDPVIDVRPSEGQIEDLLSEIRIRAEKNQRVLVTTLTKRMAEDLTDFLSENKVRVRYLHSEIHSIERIEIIQDLRMGEYDVLVGVNLLREGLDLPEVSLVAILDADKEGFLRAERSLIQTIGRAARHVEGVALLYADNFTDSMKRAISETERRRTIQKKYNKVNGITPKPAGKKIENSILSFLELSRKLDAGGLSKDLINIVNNKTDLILNSSDNQCLLEELPDLIEKLEIKMKDAAKELNFEEAANLRDRIKKLRQKLARNN
- a CDS encoding DUF561 domain-containing protein, encoding MSLINLLPQKIKEELRSKSLLKVISGLNNFDVQSVKKIVEAASLGGADLVDIACKPELVDLALKNSTLPVCVSSVVPRSFQDSVNAGASLIEIGNYDTFYEKGINFSDKKVLNITKETRDFLPNVPLSVTVPHNMPIDKQVDLALKLVEEGVDIIQTEGGTSSNPYSPGIQGFFEKSVPTLAATYAIHQEFKKQSLNIPIMSASGLSQVTCPLAIASGASAVGVGSEVNKLDDLISMIAVVRGLKESLTNSIIGEKIS